In a genomic window of Scyliorhinus torazame isolate Kashiwa2021f chromosome 5, sScyTor2.1, whole genome shotgun sequence:
- the LOC140420244 gene encoding uncharacterized protein yields MEKPWKCGDCGKGFRAPSQLEVHRCSHTGERPFTCSQCGKGFTELSSLRKHQRVHTGERPFTCSQCEKGFTELSSLRVHQRIHTGERPFTCSVCEKGFIASSNLQKHQRVHTGERPFTCSQCEKGFTQLSSLQTHQRVHTGERPFTCSQCEKRFTTLSSLLTHQRVHTGERPFTCSQCEKRFTTLSSLQRHQRIHTAEKALTCS; encoded by the coding sequence atggagaaaccgtggaaatgtggggattgtgggaagggattcagggctccatctcagctggaagttcatcggtgcagtcacactggggagaggccgttcacctgctctcagtgtgggaagggattcactgagttatccagcctgcggaaacaccagcgagttcacactggggagaggccattcacctgctctcagtgtgagaagggattcactgagttatccagcctgcgggtacaccagcgcattcacactggggagaggccgttcacctgttctgtgtgtgagaagggattcattgcttcatcgaacctgcagaaacaccagcgcgttcacacgggggagaggccgttcacctgctctcagtgtgagaagggattcactcagttatccagcctgcagacacaccagcgagttcacactggggagaggccgttcacctgctctcagtgtgagaagagattcactactttatcgagcctgctgacacaccagcgagttcacactggggagaggccgttcacctgctctcagtgtgagaagagattcactactttatcgagcctgcagagacaccagcgaattcacactgcggagaaggcgttaacctgctcttag